The region TGTCACAGCCACTTTCACAATTTCATGGGTGATATTTCATGAATTTGTACTGGTTGTAGCAGTAATAGTGGTACAGTGCAACTCAAAAAAGGTGAGGAAAGTTGATTTGACCTTCCACACAAGAGCAATGTTTTACCTTTAAAGTGTTACTCTGGGTGTTACTGTACCAGCTCTGACACCCATGCAGGTGTTGACAGCGATACAGGGTCTCAGGCtgtttttcaactgttttctGGCACTTGCATTGTGTGTAGTGCAATgcattaatcaatcaatcaatcaatcaaattttatttgtatagcacatttcagcagcaaggcatttcaaagtgctttaattAACCATTTCCATACTAGATCAGAAAACTGTATCTAAATTTTAGTGAATTTAACTGATATCAAATTATTCTACTTTGTTCTAAAAAGCCAATTTTTCCCATAATTGGTACATATGGGTTAAGAGACAGGTAAGATCTATGCATTTACTAAAGACACACATCAAATTAATgcattgtgtgtttgtttatacattattaatattttaaaaaacaagctaacAAGAACAAATGCGAACTTGAATCTGTGAGTTATATTAAACAACCTGTCAATAAACAGGGAGGTGAAATAAAGTATCTTGAATCTTTCTTCATATGATAAAgcatttcacagaaaaacagtttgaaaaatatgGCATATATGAGACATAGGATGATAtcaaatatattataaaaataaatatctttaataGTTTAtcagattttctctttcatacacttgcagtttattttacagACATTAAAAATGGCATGATTCTTTAAATTAGATTGACATATCAAGcacataaatgacaaaaaatagtggaaattgtttcatttatcaTCTTTGATAAATTATTAGCTGTATTGGGAgggattttatgttaaatatgtttgACTGCATATGACTTCAGGTACTTTTCAGTTGTGGAAGTCTTTTTGTAGTTACTCACACTGTGCTCAgacaagattaaaaaataaaccaaaaacacagaCAGGGACTCCATGCACACTTTTTTTCTGGGGTCTTTTTAACATGTATGACAAAACTCAATCCAGTCCAAAGTAACTGATCAAGAGCTATACAGTGAGGCTGATTGTTCTATAtgtaggttttaaaaatgtgctaatCAAGCACATGATTTCTTTACACATGGTCTGTTCCACAACATTCAGAtttagaaattagatttttgcttCGTGAATCTACATGGacagtttttgaaaaagtaaatattttaaaatttctctaACTTTCACTGATAACCTCAGtggatcattttttttttcttaaattgatTCAAGAGAACGAACCTCCTATGGTGAAACGTCTCTATTTATACCAGTGCAAAAGTGTTacataaaatagtaaaacaatttttacaatATGTACAAAATAACTGTAATCTAATCAGTTGCTCTTGTTGCTTTACTATAATGCCATTATTACTTTCTTGCCAATAATTTTCTAATGTGTCACATTTGAATTAATTGAAAAGAATCACGAATACAATGTATCGTATAGGAGATGACAAAATAGAACTTTAAACTTAGCTCTTCCCCTCTTGTGTATATTGCAGTAATAACACTAAAATTAccaaagcaaaaacagcaactttatgTAAGAGCTGTATTTCTTATATTTGTAAACATTCATGTAAACAGTGGTAGCTTTTGGATATGTACAAAACTGATGATCAGATGTTTGACATCTGCCTGAGTTTTCTGTTCAGAAAGTTTGTTGAGccatttttcaattttaaaggTACTTCCACTTCTGATCTTTTCTTCCTTATCTTTTTGAATCTCTTGCAGCATATGTATGATATCAATATGAGAACCAGGGAAAACAACCCGAGACACGCCACTGAAAGACTGATGAGGATGGGCCGACAGGGGAACAGCTCATACCTCTCTGGCCCATCTGTCATCTGACTGATGTACCAGGGCTTCTCTTCAACTTCTATGTCAACGTCTCTGGTCAGCAGACTTTGGATGTAACTCTCATTACTCACTGTTTCATTGACAAAGAAGTTAACCATAACTGTTGAGTAAAGCGGTTCAGGTTGACCGTGATCACTAACTTTCACTAGAAGGCTGTAAAGCCCCCTGTTGCTGAGCTCTCTCTTCAATGTTATGTTTCCTGTTTCTGGGTCGATGGCAAATGACCCTGGCTCACCCCCTTTCCTTTTAATGATACTGTAGGCAATCACAGCATTCATCCCTGTGTCTTTGTCCACTGCGTATACTTCTGCTATTGATGTCCCAGGTGTTGTATTAGGTAGTACCAGCATGTAGGACTGGTTGGACTGAGGGAAAAGAACAACTGGCGGGTTGTCATTCACATCCAACAAGAGAACAGTGACCATAGTAACAGAGGAAAGCGCTGGCATTCCACCATCAGCGGCCTCAATCCACAGCTGGTACGTTCCTTGCTGCTCGCGGTCTAGGGATGTCTTGGCCCTCAGTGCACCTCGGCCAGTGTCTATCATAAAAATGTCACTTCCATTAAGGATGGACAGGGCTACCCACCCATTCTTACCAGCATCAGGATCCGTCACAGAGAGGACACCAATTTCCCCATACCCAGGAAAGTTCTCTGGCACAAAGAAGGTAAAATCCTTGTTAATGAAACATGGACTGTTGTCATTGCGATCCAGTACAGTCACCACCACCGTAGCAATTGACTCCCTCCTGGGTGTCCCCTGATCTACTGCTCTAACTATGAAccgatatttttctttttcctctctgtcaAGCGATGTCGCAACAGTTAGAACCCCCGTCAGACGATCCACAACAAAAATCCCAGGAGTATCACCACCAAGGATGTAGATTACCTCCCCTCGACTTTCACTGTCTGGGTCTGAGGCTTGCAGCTGAGTTAGAAATGTATTTGGTGAATTATTTTCCTCAATTGATATTTCCACCAAAGACTGTTGAAACACTGGTGCATTGTCGTTCTCATCCAAAACCTGCACCTTTAGGAACGTCTTTATGATTAGATCTTGAGTATTGTTAGCAACCAAAATTAGCTCATATTCCTGAGTCCTCTCATAGTCCAATGTCTCTGTTGTTTCTAGTAAATACTCATTCTCTAACTGTTGGTATGGGACAAGCCTGAAGGGACCAAAGCCTTCCAAATAACAGTCCACCTTTTGGCTTTTGTCCATATTTTTGATAGTAAAAAATGCAATTGGAGAAAAAGCTGGCTCAGACTCCTTTAATGTCACCACTCCATCCTTCTCGGGTGCAATATATCTAGGTATGACAGCAGGGGGTCCTGTAACCACTTTGATGATATAGACAGTTACAGTTGCAACAGCAGGGATGCAGCCAGGTCCATTGGCCAGAACAGTCAGTTTGTAAAATGTGGTTGTGACAAAGTCTAGTTTCCTGGCTAGCTTGATCCCCcctgtaattttgtccaaatggAACAAGCTCCTGGTGTTCTTTGGCACACGTTCACTGTAAGCGTAGCTGATCTGTGCATTAGCACCAAGGTCAGGGTCAAAAGCATGCAAACGTGCCAACTGTGCCCCTTTGCTGGTATTCCCTTGCAGAGTGACATTAATTTGTGACTCTGTAAATTTAGGGCAGTTGTCATTTACATCTGTGATGGCAATTTTTAAAGTTGCTGCTCCAAGAAGGGGAGGGGTCCCTCCATCTTCTGCAATGATATCTGTAACATATTCAGCTTGCGTCTCTCTGTCTAAAAAGTCTGTCACAATGAGGAATGGTGTCAGCTCACCTCCATCATTCTCCTCTACATCCAGAGTGAACACACCAAAGTCGTTAACCAGCCAGTAGGTCTGCACTCCATAAATCCCCAGGTCCGGGTCAAAAGCAGACAGTTCCACTGCAAAGCGGCCATTTATTGGTGTGTTTTCTGGGATAGACATGCAGATTTCATCTGTGGGGAACTTTGGCCTGTTGTCGTTCACGTCTTCAATTAAAAGCTTTACTTTGACAAGCTGAAAGTACTGCTGAGGCAACACAAACACGTCCAGTGAAAGGAAACATCCCTGCTCCTCAGAGCTGTAAGGACACAGGGTCTCCCTGTCAATCTCAGCAGCGGATGTGTAAAGCTCCCCAGTAGTATTATTTATGTTCACATACTGCTCACTGACCTTCTTTTGAGTGAGACTGAATAAAAAGGGGGGCTCAACTGTGAAATCCAAACGTAAGTCCACTCCAATAGCCCCGATGAAAGTCCCCTTGGGTAATCCCTCCTTTATCTTATAGATGAGCTCTTTTGCTTGACTGAAATTTGCCAGACAGGAGAGGGGGGTTGTGTACAACATAAGGATGTAGAAACCCTgtaatacaagaaaataaaagatatttcaggttgattaaaacaacaaagtatCAGAAAACTATGATTTTGGTGAAACTGAGCATTTCTTGTTCTGTATGAAATTCTAttcttgttttatgttgtgAAGTCTTAGTGGTATAATAATTACAAGCACCACTACGCTCACcagttaagaaaataaatctaagcCATGGcttaaaatgacatttgttacaaagagtttattttatattgaagAAGTTCCCATCGTAAACATGCATAACAACAGAAAGAACTTTATGTATCCATGTTGATGGTACAAAAAGTCACTCTGTTTTTTTAGATCACAGCAAGACAGTTTTTTGTTGGGTTGCAGTGAttagaaaaaatagaaattaccTGAAAACTTACCCATATGCTGTCTCTTTTGCTGGAGTACCTGCTCCTGAACATGTTTATGTCCTTGTCCAGCACTTTCCACTTACAGCAGGAAGAGTGGCAGCTTAAGTAACTCAGGCATTTTGAGCTGAGCAGACCTCTGCCGAGTGCTATGCCTTATTTCTCTCTGACTTGAACAAGTCATTCATCTCAGTGCTGGCTCAGGACACTCCCACCACATGCAAATTAGTTCCTTGTACTAACCAATGAGAGGTGATAGTCAGTGGGAAATCTTGACTTGACAGATTCCTCTTTTGTACATCTTGTCAAAGAACACTGACGCAGACCTGTACTTTTGACAAGCAGCATTATTTTCATAAGGTTGCATACCTTGCATTCCTAAGTCAGAGTGAAAGCATATGATTATCAGCAGGGCTTATGATGGCACGACTGACTGGGCAAGATGGGAAATATCAAGAGCcaagagattattttaaatccaGCAGTAGTTAAAAATATCATAGATAGAAAAATGATGTGTCCAAGGTACCAAGAGAAATATTTGATATTCTAAAAACAGCCTCTGACAActataatgtttcttttttatatatgcatAATAAAAGGGGGAAAGCATATTTAAGGTGTGTTACAATGATAATAAGAAATTTACATGTGGCATTATTTGTGGCATACTGTATGCctgcaagcaaaacaaaaagaaggacATTATCACAAAGCCAGCAGAGAGGAGAACGTGGCATCATAAGCGCTTGTGTGGTCTCACTCTGGATTGAGCCTCTAACTAAATCAAGCCCCTAATCCCCATGTGTTCTAAATGCCAGGCCAGCTGTTTGGTGGGATTGGAAGCATACTGCTCAGAGAAATTGAGTGATTGAAGTTCTCTAGACAAGGGCGGATTGAAACTGTAACTCACACTTATTTTGCTTCGTAGTGGGCTAAATATCTTCCACCATTACCCATAAAAGGAGGCCTGTGGTGGAGAAACACTGAAATCTAAACTTAGTGTTGCATCTATTCATTGTCTTTTAATGAGTTTGGAGACGattctaaaatacatattacATTATCACAACAGAGGTAGGAGTATATTAAATAGGATTTAATGACAAATACATCTTTCATTCTGCATCTAGAAACTTGTTGCCCATGGAGCGAGCCAAGACATATTTCTGCAAAGCAAGACTTAAGGCAAGGAAGGCCAGGGGGCCTTGGAGTGTGGGAAAGCTGCAGGTCAGGGAgagtttgaatttaaagtggcagtgttatgtaaaatcagctcttttttttttttagcttcaaatCATGTTAAGATGTTATTCCCTCAATCATTCAGCTGGTCAAAATGCTTGGGGGCCGAACGTTGCCTTCAAGGACGAAGCTCATtctcggagctgcagtttccaagcttcacTGAACAGCCCTCCCTATCtagtcagctccttcagactagatagcagcaattggcaaacacctggttgaattgcacatctgctgagctcattatacaagctaatcatcagtgaaatgctggtaaaaacatgaaagagggttaatagaggaacgATGTTGCGatgacagaggcccaatttcaaggtgtcacctgcaactgaaggtaacatagttacttgattgtgctacaaaatacAGTAGTACTGTGTGGCTGGGAAACACGTGATGCTTTTTATACTTTAATAGCAATTTAGATTGAGTGAACCCCCTACTAAAGATTTTGAGCTGTTATAAAtatgcaagaaaagaaaaaacataaaaagaaaacaattctcATCATTGGTTAAcatacaataaatcaattacatTTGTATCATATCACCCCCATTCTTAAGTCTTTACATTGGCTGTCcatagctcagagaatagactgatggaaataaattacagcatttggaaatgttcattcatatatacatatactgtatatataaggTTAGAGGATACATGAATAAATACCACAACTGGAGTCCACACAAGGAAAGAAGCCAAGGCCAAGAGGCAGTATTACTCTAGTTTAATTACATCATTTGTTGCTATGAGTCTCTGTGAGATGAGGCAGTATAATCACTGTGCAGATTTCCTAACAGATGTCTGGCTAGTGTCTCGGTCTTTACATTTAATCAAACAGCTCATAAGCTATGTTGATAACAGTGACACAGCTTCATGTTAAGTGAGATGGACTCCACCACACCAAATTATTGGGATTTTAGTTTTGAATCAACCtttaattataaaacaaaaagctggatAGGAGCTTGATAACTAAAAGCTCTGCTCTTGATTTTACTTCCCTGATATCTACTGTGCTGTTTTCCTTGTGTCTAAACGTGACAATGAAGGAGAGATTGTCATACATCCAGTCTCATCACATCTTTAAAGATTATATGATGCTTATGATACACTCATGTTCAGAATTATAAATTCTGGGATCAATGGCATAAAATTCACTCTGATTTACTGtatcattttttaatgtattactTTCTTACGACATTACTATCTTGAGTTTTGTTCTCctatattaaatgattgattaaCCATCTGGGAATAGCATGGTAAACAATTAGTACACTGGTGGATGTGATTAGGTGATGTTATTAATGAGTTGCAATTCTGTAGTAGAGGTATACATGCATGGCCTATCTAAGAATAAGTAACAGCAATTACTTTTTTGTCAGTATAAGCTTAGTCTTACTTTTGAGCTACTCAGTTTAAGTCCGTGTAATgattcaaaatgtttgagtgCTATTCTATTCCCTACATAATAAAGACTGATAAATAATGTTGTCTCATACAATGCAAATAAACCCAGAGGACAAAACACCCTAATTACTAATATTCCCAGAGTGAAACAAGccagaaaatatttaacttcagtACAGCTTGAAGCCACTGCAATTTTATCATGTCCACTTCAAGTTACAACcatcataaatattttcaaggCTGGCAAATGCCATTTAAAATGCTTATGTTTTAAGTTTGAACTACCCAAACATGTGTCACATGTTTTGAAAGAGCACACATTTAATTTGCATAGATATCAGTGTTCGAGTCAGTAGGTCAAGTCAACAAGGAAGAAATCTAATCGGTCCACATATTTTCATTGTGATGGAGGCAAGAATTTGACTGAAGAGTTAGCTCTATTGTTTCATTAACTCTGTGATACCTAGATTGCAAACAGATGCTTCTAAGAATATTATAAACTAACTGAATggtgaatttatttcagtaaatcacTTCAATAACTGAAACCTAAAATATCATAGATATTATAGAGAATCAGGACTGGTTTTGGCGTAGGGGAGTCAACTGCTGAAGGGGGTGCTGAtcacaaaaggagaaaataaaaggtagaataaaaaaattaccacAATGGCTAGCGACCCTAATTAGCATCTGTTTCTCCTGCCTTTGGAATCTGTTGTTTTACAGTCTGATGGACATCCCACTGCTGTTAATCAAATGcgctaaaaatggaaaacaggaaCCTACCTGCTGATGCACCACAATGAGCTCACTCAATGGGAATaggtaaagaaatgtttaaacaaatttgttaATCTTTGAATGAATTTCCAGGGTCTGACACCCTGATTACTAACCTTTTTGACAAGGTCcttaatttacttttaagcTACATTGTAtttacaagtgtttttttttgttataagcTAAAGTTAGCATATGATTTATAATTCCTAAAAGGGTGTGATGAAGTGGTTGAGATTATATTTATTCTCCCCTTGTCCTTTAAACATGACCgtaatatactgctcaaaaaaataaagggaacactcaaataacacatcctagatctgaatgaaagaaatattctcattgaatactttgttctgtacaaagttccatttgcacaacagcaggtgaaattgattgtcaatcagtgttgctccctaagtggacagtttgatttcacagaagtttgatttatttggagttatattgtgttgtttaagtgttccctttatttttttgagcagtgtatatacctttttttaatatatataattactCATGATGCTTTAGTTTAACATTGCTGTTGTAACTTGGGTTCACATTAGTATCCCAGGGTTGTTTGTAATAGCATAATCCTGTAATTTACATCCAAGAATGCTTTTAAAGTAAACCCTCTTATTTCAGCAGTTAATTTGAACTGTTGTTATgttaaatgtacatttgtgGTAAGGGATTTCTGTTAAAGGGGTGGTATTAGGTGCCAAAATGTAGTACATTTTGTACTATGTGCCGAAATGTACTACATACCATTTTGGTACGAGCAATATTGTTTCGAATAACTTTCCAGGAATCCTTGATCATCTGAATGTACCATGTACTACGTACCATTTTGGCACGTAGTGCAAAAGGGTACTACGTGCCATTTTGACATTTGCCATTTTTGTAGCGCGATCTAGTAgctatgttgccttcagttgttataaaaatgctgtatatacaTCAAAcatggcttaaaagaaattttacttcgtAATTTGACGCCTAGAAActggcttctgtctctttaagaagttcctgTTCTCCCTGACACTCTGCCTTGCAACTGTTCTTGGGAGTGTTGGATTGAGAAGTAATTTCTATGAGGAGCTTAGCAGATGAACAGGTCCACCGggtgtttactaattgctgccgctagtctgacGGAGTTGAGTGGGGAAATGGAAATCGCGGGGGGAGAGGTAatttgtgaggtggaagcttggCTAGAGACTGCAGCTGCAAGGAgcagctttgtggaaataggagACGCTTGGTGAGAACAAGCATTTAGGAGTCCCTGAATGAGAGGAGGGGAATGAAGAaggttaaaatatttatcattaaTCACACTTTTTGCTCCTGGAAGAACCCTGTGCCTTCAAACATAATGCAATGATATCAAAAATAGTAttaagaatatatatatttttagttttggtaTAGAGTTTGAAATGTTCCTATCATGACAACCCTACTAGAGCTATATCAGTAATCTTTGTCAATCTTTGAGCCAAAGCATTTTCCCCTTAAAActaatgttttgacttttttgataaattgaaatttgagtttttgttaaagCCACAATGATCAGAATTAACACAAATACATGTTTGGAATAAATCTCCGTGTAATGAATGTGAGTATCattgaattaattaaataagtTACAGATTCAATGttattcagatttattgagGTGTCCTTTTATATTCCTGATAGAAATATAGACTATAGACTAAATCTTAAAACAGTGTCTTATCACAAACCAAACCCAGCTGTTGTAATTGTttggcatatttttttaatgaaatgtaaatttttgacAATGGGCATCATATAACTCTTTGTCAAGTTAATAGGTACCTACAATAAGAGAGTTCTCAAATTAAAGGCAgtaatttttctttactttctatTTATCTTAAGGGGCAATATGATGATACTTTTTTGTGTATAAAGCACTCCTGTTGTGGTGATTTAAATGTCACTAGTTTTTGCTCTGTCACTGCCATCTACTGGTTGGATTAGCATAAAAAATAGATACACACAATCAATTATGTTTCAGTTATTACTTGCACAAGCTCCTTTGAGCGCAAGCTTCAAGTGAGACCCGGAAATGTATTTTGGGATCAATTAAAAATTTTGCAATATGACATTTTCCCTTTTGCTGCCTAACCCTGCTATAGATCTTATGAGTTAAATCAAAGGCTGAAAACATAGCAACCAGATTatgtgttatttgtttttgtagagACCCAATTTTCTTAAAGCTACAATGGCAAAGTGCTTTTAAATGTCGCTGTGGTTTGCCTTTATGGGCTTACTTTGGTGGAAAATTGAGCTGTTCAAACATGATAACACATTATACAATAGCTGAACCCCAAATGCCCCACTTATCTTAAGctaaaaagggaagaaaaaaccCAACCTCATCTACcctgtttttctctcctcacACTTTCCCGGCTGGTGCTCCTCACCTTCACTGTTTGCTCCCATAGTTTCCTCCCTTTATGCTCTTGTAAGATGCTGAAAACGCATCTTagcaaaaatgtgtgaaagCTCATCCGGAGCTGCAGGACAGAAACAGGGTAAGAGTACGAAATAACACAGAAACCTTGTGAGCTTGCATTTGATAGGCAGACAGATACAGGGACAAAAGATGGAAAGTGTTAATCCACGCAGTTGTGTGAATGCGCCTTTGTGCTCCTCCAGGTGCAGGCTGGATACATTATTGAGAACAGGTGCTGTGGTAGAATGTAtgccctcacagctgcagccAAAGAGATTACTAGCCAGGCTTCCTTGTAATGAAGTTTCTATCGATTGGCCCACCACAGGTTCTTGTTTTTGCCTGCTAACAGTGTGACTTTTTCAGAGCCCCAGTTCGAGGTTTTTGAGTACATCATTTAAGGTATAAAATTGAGTTTTGGGTAGGGGTTCGATTTGTTGATGGTAAATAATTGCTTGGTGACTTCTAATGCATCCATATCTCAAATTCTTGTCCCTTTTTGCTTCACATGGGTGAGAAAAATCAATCTCACCCATGGTCTAGAATTAATCTCTATGCAATACCCCACTTCCACTAGTGTTTTTCATGTCCTGTGTTACAGTTACAGCTAAAAGATGTGAGAACTGTGAAGACACTTAATTAGTTTCATTCCAAACCATTTGACAGCTGGAATAATTTGATATTAGTAACATGTCTTGTTGGTGCTATCAAAGTTTTAGAAATCGGTTTACATTTGTGGTTATTTTCATGAGACATATGCAATGGTTGTGTTAGTGCAAAGAATATGAAATATTGTACAGTGTGTTAGGAAGTGTgaataataaaagataaaaaacaattacacaCACCACAGATTTCAGGGCCCTTCTGTGAATACATTAATCTCAAATATCAATTTGCACAACTGTAATTATTTTGCTAATCCCCTATGATCATGCAGTAGGATTTCTAAAGAAGTCTACTTAAATAATAAAGGAAATGGTAAAGTGAACAATCTGACTATATAGAATGGCTGATTGGTCTATCAACATTCCCATTTAGTCAATATTGCATCTTTAGTCCTGGCTTGGCTGTTGTGAAACTTTAGCTTTACTCTCGTGAAAGCATTTGTTTGTAGATGTGGATGTAAGTTTGGACTCACAgatggtgaaaaataaaatctatcttCATCAACATTTTACCAGACATCTGAGGTTTTATGCTCATAGTTGATtgacatttataattttatacaATTATCCACATCAACAAAATATCCTGTGACAGAATTTAGATAACCTAATTTGTAGATATCTAGaacatacttttaaaaaattcttaaatGAACTGCAGAAACAATAGAAAAGCTAaacaaatttatataaattgCTTTGtgcataaacaaaatgtaaaaaattatcatttgagAGCAGATCAGtgcaaaatcttttttattgtcTTGAGAAACTACATTactaaagtgaaataaaatttcaaggGGGAAACTGAAACTAAAGGATTGATTCTAGCTCTCTGATAATACAAACTggtgacatggaaaaaaaacaacaacaaaaaaaccaacatttggccatgacttaacttaataatattattattattatagttaaGTCGTTCCTATAAGATATTAAGCCGTGGCCAGAAATTAAATGAGTCATTCCCACTAGATGTAAAGTTGTGGCCacaagtttagattttttttgtcccatGTCACCAGACGGGCTCTGTGTGATACTGATACCAATTTGGTATTTATGTTACCATATTGGTAATATCTGCCCACCTCTATTGGTATGGTATTCTTTTAGTAATGTTCAGTGGGGTTTTTGTCCATGAAATGTAACTTATGGAAATACAAAGTTCAGCTTTGGTTTGAATGGAACTAGACACATTTCCTGCAAGATTTTAGTCAGGTCTAGACTattcctttaaaagaaaaggctTGTGTGTtgcagttcttcttcttcatccttTACATTTCTTCTCATAGTTGACTTGTTGATCCATCTGTTACATTCTATGAGGATGTcacattaaaaatggaaatgtattGAAAGGATGTATTATTGTCTTAAATTTGTACACCACAAAAGACAGTTATGTGCCCACTTTACTGGAAATTTGTTTTGTAACACTATATAAATCTTACTGTAAAATCACTGCTACCTTAGA is a window of Xiphophorus maculatus strain JP 163 A chromosome 4, X_maculatus-5.0-male, whole genome shotgun sequence DNA encoding:
- the pcdh20 gene encoding protocadherin-20, coding for MFRSRYSSKRDSIWGFYILMLYTTPLSCLANFSQAKELIYKIKEGLPKGTFIGAIGVDLRLDFTVEPPFLFSLTQKKVSEQYVNINNTTGELYTSAAEIDRETLCPYSSEEQGCFLSLDVFVLPQQYFQLVKVKLLIEDVNDNRPKFPTDEICMSIPENTPINGRFAVELSAFDPDLGIYGVQTYWLVNDFGVFTLDVEENDGGELTPFLIVTDFLDRETQAEYVTDIIAEDGGTPPLLGAATLKIAITDVNDNCPKFTESQINVTLQGNTSKGAQLARLHAFDPDLGANAQISYAYSERVPKNTRSLFHLDKITGGIKLARKLDFVTTTFYKLTVLANGPGCIPAVATVTVYIIKVVTGPPAVIPRYIAPEKDGVVTLKESEPAFSPIAFFTIKNMDKSQKVDCYLEGFGPFRLVPYQQLENEYLLETTETLDYERTQEYELILVANNTQDLIIKTFLKVQVLDENDNAPVFQQSLVEISIEENNSPNTFLTQLQASDPDSESRGEVIYILGGDTPGIFVVDRLTGVLTVATSLDREEKEKYRFIVRAVDQGTPRRESIATVVVTVLDRNDNSPCFINKDFTFFVPENFPGYGEIGVLSVTDPDAGKNGWVALSILNGSDIFMIDTGRGALRAKTSLDREQQGTYQLWIEAADGGMPALSSVTMVTVLLLDVNDNPPVVLFPQSNQSYMLVLPNTTPGTSIAEVYAVDKDTGMNAVIAYSIIKRKGGEPGSFAIDPETGNITLKRELSNRGLYSLLVKVSDHGQPEPLYSTVMVNFFVNETVSNESYIQSLLTRDVDIEVEEKPWYISQMTDGPERYELFPCRPILISLSVACLGLFSLVLILISYICCKRFKKIRKKRSEVEVPLKLKNGSTNFLNRKLRQMSNI